The Flavobacterium sp. IMCC34852 genome contains the following window.
GCGACCGAATATGTTTGTCAATGAGTTGAAAATGTATGTTGATTATTTGAAAAATGAATTGGACCAGTTTACCGATGATTTTACGACAGCACAACTTAAAAAATGGAATGCTTTTAAAAGCAATTTGCTTTCGGGAATTGAGTATTACTCGGATTTGTTTGTCAACACCGATTTTTTCAGCAAGGAAAAAACGGTTATTGAGCAACAGTTACAGTTTTACAAGTCAGAAGTCAACGGGATTACTTTGCCTGTTTTGGAAGCCGTATGATTTACCGAAGCACAATTTTCACAGCCGTGTTGACCGGCAAATGGTTCTCTAAACGGGTGTGTGAATTGGGCAATTTTCCGATGGTTTCTACATTGTTTTTGAAATGTTGGATGTAATAGGTTCCGGTATATTCATTGAATTTTAGGTAATCAATCATGTCTTTGACTTCCTCTTTGGCCAGCAGTTCAGAATGGTAAGTGGTGCGAATTTCAAAAGGAATATTCGTTTTGAAGAGCAACTGTACGGATTGCTCAAATTGGTCATACAAATCCGTTTGGGTAATTGACAGGAAAGATTCTCGGGTAGATTTAAAATCCAGCGCTACATAATCTAGCAACTTTTGTTCTATGAGCGATTGTAAAACGTCGGGTTTAGAACCGTTGGTGTCTACTTTTACTAAAAATCCCATGGCTTTTACCAAGCGTATTTGTTCTATAATGTCTTTGTGAATTAAGCATTCACCACCGCTAAAGACTACCGCATCCAGCAAACCTCTTCGGGTTTCCAAAAAAGAGATCATTTCGGAAAAGGTAAATTTGCCTTTCCCGAAAACAATCTCAGGATTATAGCAATACAAACACCGCATATTGCATCCGGCATACCACAGGATACAAGCAGATTTGTCCGGATAGTCCAATAGGGTAAACGGGGTTATATTGCTGACTGATTTAACCATTTGGACATTCTTTAAAATGGAGCCGCTGCTTGTGTTCGCCTTTTTTTCCGATGTTAAAGCTTTCCACCGGTCGATGGTACCCCATTACTCTGGTGTATACGAGGCATTTTGTTCTGGATTGTTGGTGTTGTTCCAACAGTTCATTGGTCTTGGTTTTCATAGGTGTTTTGGTTTAGTTTTTCTAATAAGGCATCGTCACATTTCGGACAGTACTCGTGTTCGCCGTTGAGGTAACCGTGAACCGGACAAACACTAAAGACAGGTGTTACAGTGATATAGGGCAATTTGAATTTGGACAAGACGGTTTTGACAAAGTTTTTACAGGCAACAGGTGTGCTGATTCTTTCATTCATGTACAAATGCAGTACGGTTCCGCCGGTGTATTTACATTGCAATTCGTCTTGCATTAAGAGTGCTTCAAACGGGTCTTGGGTAAAATCAACCGGGATTTGCGAGCTGTTGGTGTAATAAATGTTCTCTTCCATGCCGGCTTGCAGAATGTTCGGGTAACGCTTTTTGTCTTCTTTAGCAAAGCGATAGGTCGTGCCTTCGGCCGGAGTGGCTTCGAGGTTGTAGAGATTTCCGGTGGCTTCCTGAAATTCTTTCATGCGGTTGCGGATGTATTCCAAAATTTCGATAGAAAATTCATGTCCGAAACGCGTCGTAATGTCTTCCTTGTCTTCAGTAAAATTGCGCACCATTTCATTCATACCATTAACTCCAATGGTCGAAAAGTGATTTCTGAAATGCGGTAAATATCTTTTGGTATAAGGATACAAACCGCGGTCATACATCTCTTGGATGAACTTTCGCTTCTTCTCTAAAGTTGATTTTGACAGTTCCATCAATCGGTCTAGTTGATGGAACAACTCTTCTTTATTGCCTTCGTAAAGATGGCCCAAACGCGCCATGTTGATGGTGACCACGCCAATGCTTCCGGTCATTTCTGCGCTGCCGAATAAACCGTTGCCGCGTTTTAACAATTCTCTTAAATCGAGTTGCAAACGGCAACACATGCTGCGCACAGCATTGGGTTTGTAAGCATTAGGGTTTTCGATTTTATTCCCGTTTTCATCTAAAAGATATTGGCTTCCGATAAAATTCTGGAAATATGACGAGCCAATCTTAGCGGTGTTTTCAAACAGCAATTCGGTGTTTTCGCCATCCCAATCAAAATCTTCGGTGATGTTTACAGTCGGAATTGGGAAGGTAAACGGTTGCCCATTGGCATCACCTTCAGTCATCACGGTATAATAGGCTTTGTTGATGAGGTTCATTTCGGGTTGGAAGTGTTCGTAGCGCATTTCAATCAAGGAATCTACGCCACGTTCTTTGGCGCGTGCCAAAATGTTTTCATCGGATATGGTTCCAAATAAATGGTGGTCATTCTTGGTCGGAATTTGTTCCTTTAAATCGGAAGGCACTACCCAGTCTAAGGTAATGTTGGTAAAAGGCGATTGTCCCCAACGCGCCGGTACATTTAAGTTGTAAACAAAACTGCGAACTGCTTTGAGCACCTCGTCAAAAGACAAATTGTCTTTGAAAACATACGGCGCCAAATAGGTGTCAAACGAACTAAACGCTTGAGCACCGGCCCATTCGCTTTGCAATATCCCGAGGAAGTTGGCCATTTGTCCCAAAGCTTCTCGGAAATGCGATGGTGCTTTGCTTTCCACACGCCCACGAACGCCGTTGAAACCGTCATTGAGCAACACCCTTAAACTCCAACCCGCACAATAGCCGGTTAGACAATCTAAATCGTGGATATGAATATCGCCGTTGCGGTGGGCGTAACCTTCTTCCTTAGAATAGACTTTATCCAACCAATAATTGGCAATGATTTTTCCGGCCACATTGTTGACTAAACCCGCATTGGAATAAGAAGTATTGGCATTGGCATTGATGCGCCAATCGGTTTGGGAAATGTATTCTTCGATGGTTTGGGTGCTGTCTACATAAGTCGTGTCGTCATTTAACCCTTGAATGTGTTCGCGTTGTAGCTTTCGCGTATGCCTATACAACATAAACGAACGCATGACCGTGAAATATTGGTTTTCAAAAAGCGTTTGCTCAATGATGTCCTGAATTTCTTCGACCGCCCAAGTATCTTTAGCAGCAATCGCAGCGCTTACTTTTTCAAAAACACGCTCATCAAACGGAAGCGAAACGCTGGTAAAGCTCTTGACTATCGCATCCTTTATCTTAAAAGGTTCAAAAGGTTTATAATCTCCGTTTCTTTTGATGACATATTTTTCCATGATGAGCGTGGTTTTTAGGTTAGCATTGATTATAAAAGGTTGAATTTGGCTTCCATGGCTTTCGCTTTTGGAAACACGATATTGTTTTCCAAGTGGATGTGTTTGTGTAAGTCCTGTTCGAATTCTTTCAGCATTGCAAAGGTGACTTTGTAAGTTTCACAAGCATCTGCCGGCGGATTGTAATCATTAGTCAACTGTGCAATTTTGCGGAAGCGTTCTCCTTCATTTTCGTGTTCGTCCTGCATCATGGCAATCGGATTGTCTACGGTTCCGAAATGCGGTTGTTCGATGTTGGTGTTATCTCTCAGCGCGTAGTACATTTTTTTGACGAATGGAAACAGTATTAATTCTTCTTTTTTCATGTGTTGGGCCAATTCGCCGGCACAAATTTTAAAATGAAGCGCAATTTCAAACAGTTCCGGATGTCTTTGTCCGTGTACTTTACAAAGTTTGTCGAGGTAAAACAATAAGGCTATCGATTTTTCTTCCACATAACGGTGGTGCGTTTTTTCGATATAGTCAATCAGTAAATCGGTTGGCCAAGATTTGAAATCAATGCTACTGTCTGATTTCGATTCTAAGACAGCAATTAATTCGTCTTCTATCGCGTTACTGTCCAATCCTTTTTTTTCGCAAACTTCCTCTAATGTTCGGTTTCCTTTGCAGCAAAAATCTATACCATATTTTGAAAAAACGGCAGCGGTTCTGAAATCACCTGCCACCAATTCTCCGACAGTTATTTGTTCTAATGCATTCATAATAGTTATGTTTTTAAATTAAATTTTAAATATTAATGTTTCTCAAAATTAAGCCCATAAGTGGGTACAGATATATGATTAAAGTCATAGAAAATTGACTTTTTCAGTCCTTATTTTGTGGTCACTTAAATAAAACGCATGGAAAGTTTAAAAGAGAAGATTCTCCAACTGAAAAAAGAGAAAAATGCCGTGATTTTGGCCCATTATTACCAGCAACCAGAAATACAGGAAATTGCCGATTATGTGGGCGACAGTTTAGGATTGTCGCAGGAAGCCAAAAAAGTGAATGCTGATATTATTGTTTTTGCCGGAGTGCATTTTATGGCCGAAACCGCCAAACTACTCAATCCCAAGAAAAAGGTTTTGTTGCCCGATTTGGAAGCCGGTTGTTCTTTGGCCGAATCTTGTCCGCCGGATATTTTTAAAAAATTCATTGACGCGCATCCCCATCATATCGTGATTACTTATGTGAATTGTTCAGCCGAAATCAAAGCCTTGAGTCACATTGTTTGTACGTCATCCAATGCAGAAAAAATAGTAAACTCTGTTCCCGAAAACATTCCGATAATCTTTGCGCCTGATAAAAATTTAGGAAATTATATCAATCAAAAAACAGGAAGAAAAATGCTCCTTTGGGACGGTAGTTGTGTAGTTCACGAGGCTTTTTCTTTGGAGAAATTAATTGCATTATACAAAGAACATCCCGACGCCGGCATCATTGCACATCCTGAATCTGAGAACCACATTTTGGAAACCGCGAGTTATATCGGTTCTACTTCCGGGATGATTGACTATGTAAAACGAAGTCCGAAAACCAAATTTATCGTAGCTACCGAAGCCGGAATTTTATACAAAATGCAAGAAGCCGTACCCGATAAAATTCTGATTCCCGCACCGGCTCTGGAAGACAACACTTGTGCCTGCAGCGAATGTGCCTATATGAAACTCAATACGCTGCGCAAAGTTTACGATTGTTTGCTCCATGAATCTCCTGAAATAAAAGTACCGAAAAAGATTGCCGACAAAGCGATTATTCCAATACAACGAATGCTTGAATTATCGAAATGATGAATAGGCAAACCTATTATTTAATCTTAGGTTCGGGTATAGCCGGATTGACCGTCGCCATCAAATTGGCACAGCAGTTCCCTGACCGAAAAGTGTTGGTGGTCACCAAATCTAACGAAGACGAATCGAATACCAAATACGCCCAAGGCGGTATAGCTGTTGTGATGGATGGCGTGACGGATGATTTTGAAAAACACATTAACGATACTTTACTTTGTGGTGATGGTTTGTGCGTCCGAGAGGTGGTGGAAATGGTAATCAAAGAAGGACCAAAGCGCTTAGCGGAACTCATCCAATGGGGAACGCATTTTGATACGGCTGCTGACGGAACACTTGATTTGGGTAAAGAAGGCGGACATTCCAACAATCGGGTGGTGCATTTTAAAGACCAAACCGGACGCGAAATTGAACGCGCTATTTTGACCAAAGCCCATCAGCAACCCAATATTGAAATCCTCGACTTCCATTTTGCCATTGATTTGATTACAGAAAACAATATTTGTCACGGCGTTTTTGTTTTGGATGAAAAAAGCAACGAAATCATAACGATACATTCGCGTTTCACCATTTTAGCCACCGGTGGCATCGGTCAGGTTTACCAACAAACCACCAATCCGAAAATTGCGACCGGCGATGGTATTGCGATGGCTATTCGGGCGAAGGCCAAAATCAGTGACATGGAATTTATCCAATTTCATCCGACGGCTTTGTATGCGCCACATTCGGCTTCTACTTTTTTAATTTCTGAGGCAGTTCGTGGTTTTGGCGCGTATTTAAAAACCAAGAACGGCCATCGGTTTATGTTGGATTATGATGTTAGAGGCGAATTGGCCTCGCGCGATATTGTCTCGAGAAGTATTGAAACCGAGTTGAAGAATTCGGGTGATGATTGTGTTTATTTAGATTGTACGCATTTGGATATAATCGAATTCCAAAAGCATTTCCCCACCATTTATCAGAATTGCGCGTTGGAAGGCATTGATATCGCCCAAAATTGGATTCCGGTGATTCCGACCCAACATTATTTGTGCGGTGGCATTGCGGTGGATTTAAACGGGGTAACTTCGATAAACCGATTATTGGCTTGCGGCGAGTGTTCCCGAACCGGTTTGCATGGCGCGAACCGATTGGCGTCGAATTCGTTGTTGGAAGCGTTGGTTTATGCGCATCAGATTTTTAAATTTTTAAGCCAAACGGATTCGGAAATCAAATCGGTAAAATATGATTTCAAGCGGAAAGGCAATCCAATTGCTGCCGAATGGGTATCGACTTTAAAAGAAAAATTACAATCCATCATGCAGCAAAATGCCGGGATTGTTCGGAATGACACCGATTTGAAAAACACTTTAAAGCAATTGCAAGTTTGGAAAAATGATTGCCGAGAAATGGAACGGGAATATGCAGTTACCAAAGCCTTTTTGGAACTGAAAAACAGTATAGAAGTCAGTATTCCGATAGTGGCTTATTCACTCAAGCGAACCCAAAACAAAGGAAGTTTTTATAAAGAAGGGAAAACTATAAACCTCCAATTCTGACCCAACTGCCCAAAACCAGCATCGCTACACCAATAAGGGTAATCGTTATAATTTGAAAAGCAACCGGGCGTAAATTTTCCGATTTGACTTTGGGGAAGACGAAGAGCTGGGCATTAATGGCCATTCCGACGGAGATAAAAAGCAATATTAGTTTGATTGACACAATTTTTTCTATGCCATTGGAAAACGAAAACCATTGGGTAAATGTCACATCATAATGGTACGCCATCAAGATTCCGGTTATGAGCAAAGTCAGTAAAGACGGCAAACCTACCGGTTCGAATTTGTCTTTGAAATTAATTAGAATCGAAGCGTCTTTCTTTTGCAACGCTTCAGGCAAATAGCGAATGGATAAAAAGAGATGACCGCCCACCCAAACGGTCGCGGCCAATAAATGGAATATTAAGATAATTTGGTGTGTCATTGGCTCAAGGTTTTATACATCATAGCGGCTGAAATGTTCAGTGCGCGGTTTTTGATTTCTTCCGCTTTTGGACCTTCGAAAAGTTTGTCCACCGTTTCAGTGAAGAGTTTGTTCCAATGGCCAAAGTGCGTCGGATTCATCGGGCTTTTCTCGTGCAATTCTTTGTGTCTTGCCATGGGATTGCCTTCATAATTTCCGGTAAAGAAAAGAATGTTTTCCCAAAAATTATACATTTTAGGCAAATGAGTTTCCCAATTCACTTGAGCAATTTCGGTAAACAAATAGCCAATAACCTCGTCGGTTTTTACTTTGTCGTAAAAAGTATTGACCAGTTTTTCGATGTCTTTTCTATTTCTGATATCGGTTTTCATGTTACAAATCTTTTTGGTTGAATTTTTTAAGCGAAATAAAAAACGGAACCATAGCCCACAAACAAAGCAATAAGAAAGACACGATCAAACCGATAGAAGTTCCGAAAAAGTCTTTGAAAATAGCGCCGGTGTAACCCATCATTGCCGATACATCCAAGTGCATCAAAATTTGAATTCGGGCCAAGTCAATCGGACTCAAAGCGGTGATGCCTACCATCGCATTTTCGATAGGATAATCGGCCAATTGGAACAACAAAAACAACACGATGCCGTCAAAAAGCAAGGCAAAAAACAGCCAGGTCATAATCGCAATCCCGATGCCTTTCGCTTTGTCGCGGGTGAGTATCGAACTCAAAAACGCCAAAGCCACAAAGATGACCGAGATCAAACAACCAATGGCAATCATCATGAATCCTACACTGTCGGGCGCATTGACCAACAACGGAATTCCGGCTCCGACAACAAAAGCCAACACCATGGAAAGGGACAAACCCAGAAACAAACTCGTCCAAATTTTTCGGCGTTTGATGGGTTGGCTCAATAGCAATTCGATAAACTCGGAACTGTTGTACAAGTAAATGGTGGAAAACAAAATGGAAACCAACGGCACCGTGAATAAAATGACATTGAGTATGGTCAATAAACCTTTGGCAGCATTGTCTTCCAGGGCAAAAGAACTCCACGACAGTGCGGCCAAAATCACGGTGTAAGCCAAGACGATTTTGTTTTTGAGGATGTCGAGTAAGATGATTTTAATGATGCGGTTCATGGCGGTTGTTTTTTAAGATTTTGGCAATCGCTTTCGAGATTTTAGCCTCTTGGGTGGATGCCTTTAAGTCTTCTATTTTTTGGTGGAAATGGACTCTTCCTTCCTGCATAAAAATGATTTCGGTAATCAAATCGTCCAGTTCGCTAAGCAGGTGCGACGTGATGAGAATCAATTTTCCTTTTTCTTTTTCGCGGATGATTTTTTCTTTCAGAATTTCGGAAGCCAATGGGTCTAAACCGGCTGTGGGTTCGTCTAAAATCAACACTTCAGGATTGAATAAGAATGCCAACACTGCGCTAACTTTTTGTGTCGTTCCGCCCGAAAGCGTGCGCATTTGTTTGTCGAACATTTTTTCCAATTCAAAAGCATGGATCAAATCTTCGTCCAATGCGGTGTTGCTGTTTCGTACTTTTTTAATCATCTCGATAATCTGACCGATAGTCATATTGTCGGGGTAACGTCCGATTTGCGGCATGTAGCCGATATTGTTTCGGTACAAATATTCACCGAGGATTGATTTTCCGTTGACGGTTATCGAACCGCTATCGGGTAAGACCATTCCTAAAATGGATTTGATTAAGGTTGTTTTTCCGCAACCATTCGGGCCGATGAGCGCAATGCATTGGCCTTTTTGAAACGAAAGGTTGATGTCTTGGAGCACGGCTAACTTGCCGAACTTTTTAGTAATATTTTGTATGTCAATCATAATGGCAGCGACTTCATTAGGGGCGTATTGTCTATAAAATTGTCAGGCGTAATACTGGGTAATACTTTTTCTGATTTGTCTAAAAGCGTAATCATAAAACTTCGGAACAAAATCATGGCCGACGGATTGTTTTCGGTCAAAACGGCAAACAAACTCAGCGGATGATAAGGCACATCGCCAATACCGTCTTTGTTTAAATCATAGCCTTCATATTTGTCCCAATAATTGCTGTTGAAGGTATTGAGCACTAAACTTCCATTGGTACTGATGTCAAAAGTGTTTCCAACGTAATTGTTGTTGACGATTTCATTTTCCATGCAACTGGCTTGGATTTTCATGCCCCAGCCGTTGGCTTCAAAGACGTTTTTCTCGACTTTAATTCGGGAGGTGCCTTCCATATAAATGCCGGAAGTGTTTCGGGCAAAACGGTTGTTGAAAATATAACTGTCGGCAATCTCTTTGAGCAATAAGCCATAAGCCGAATCGCCCCAGTTTTCCTCAAAATAATTATTGAACATTTTTACGTTTTTGGTAAACATTACTGCAACACCGGCGCCGTTTCCTTTGAAAACATTGGTGATATAAGAATCGTCATTGGAAAACATAAAATGCAAACCGTAGCGGATATTGTGGTTGGAAATGTTTCTCCAAATCACCGATTGGGTTACAAATTCGAAGTAAATCCCGTCGCGATGGCCCGAGATTCGGTTGCCAATGATTTGCAGTTGCTCACTTTTCCAGCAATGAATGCCGTTTCCGATGAGTTGTTCCTGCTTGCCGTAGGCTTTAATCGAATTGTTTTTGACCAAGCTGTTTTTACAGTTTTGCAGGTAAATGCCAAAGAAGTTATTGTCGAGGATATTGTTTTCAATGCTGACAAAACTTCGGTCATACACTTTGATTCCGCAAGGATCATCCAAAGCGGCGTGGCCTGAGTTGATGATTTTGAACCCTTTTACCACCACGCTGTCGGCAGCAATAGAAAGCACTTCGGCTTTGTTTTGACCGTCGAGTATTGGATACTGTTTGCCCAAAAAGGCAATTTTTTTATCGATGATAATATTCCCTTCTTTATAAATTCCTTTGGTAACGATAATAGTATCGCCATCGGTTGCCATCGCCAAAGCTTGTTTGATGGTTTTGACCGGATAGGATTTACCCACAGTAATGGTTTTGGCATTACTAATCAGGCAAAAAAAGAAGAGTATATAAACTAGATTTTTCATTTGTAAGCATTGTAAACTTCGGACCAAGTTGTGGGTTGGGCTTCAAGTTTTTGGCCAAATTCGGCTTGTTCTTTAGCAGAACTGAAGGCCGCCAAATTACCTCTCATAGGCGAATTGATTTTACCGCCTTTGATAAAA
Protein-coding sequences here:
- a CDS encoding anaerobic ribonucleoside-triphosphate reductase activating protein, which translates into the protein MVKSVSNITPFTLLDYPDKSACILWYAGCNMRCLYCYNPEIVFGKGKFTFSEMISFLETRRGLLDAVVFSGGECLIHKDIIEQIRLVKAMGFLVKVDTNGSKPDVLQSLIEQKLLDYVALDFKSTRESFLSITQTDLYDQFEQSVQLLFKTNIPFEIRTTYHSELLAKEEVKDMIDYLKFNEYTGTYYIQHFKNNVETIGKLPNSHTRLENHLPVNTAVKIVLR
- the nrdD gene encoding anaerobic ribonucleoside-triphosphate reductase; amino-acid sequence: MKTKTNELLEQHQQSRTKCLVYTRVMGYHRPVESFNIGKKGEHKQRLHFKECPNG
- a CDS encoding ribonucleoside triphosphate reductase, producing the protein MEKYVIKRNGDYKPFEPFKIKDAIVKSFTSVSLPFDERVFEKVSAAIAAKDTWAVEEIQDIIEQTLFENQYFTVMRSFMLYRHTRKLQREHIQGLNDDTTYVDSTQTIEEYISQTDWRINANANTSYSNAGLVNNVAGKIIANYWLDKVYSKEEGYAHRNGDIHIHDLDCLTGYCAGWSLRVLLNDGFNGVRGRVESKAPSHFREALGQMANFLGILQSEWAGAQAFSSFDTYLAPYVFKDNLSFDEVLKAVRSFVYNLNVPARWGQSPFTNITLDWVVPSDLKEQIPTKNDHHLFGTISDENILARAKERGVDSLIEMRYEHFQPEMNLINKAYYTVMTEGDANGQPFTFPIPTVNITEDFDWDGENTELLFENTAKIGSSYFQNFIGSQYLLDENGNKIENPNAYKPNAVRSMCCRLQLDLRELLKRGNGLFGSAEMTGSIGVVTINMARLGHLYEGNKEELFHQLDRLMELSKSTLEKKRKFIQEMYDRGLYPYTKRYLPHFRNHFSTIGVNGMNEMVRNFTEDKEDITTRFGHEFSIEILEYIRNRMKEFQEATGNLYNLEATPAEGTTYRFAKEDKKRYPNILQAGMEENIYYTNSSQIPVDFTQDPFEALLMQDELQCKYTGGTVLHLYMNERISTPVACKNFVKTVLSKFKLPYITVTPVFSVCPVHGYLNGEHEYCPKCDDALLEKLNQNTYENQDQ
- the ric gene encoding iron-sulfur cluster repair di-iron protein, with amino-acid sequence MNALEQITVGELVAGDFRTAAVFSKYGIDFCCKGNRTLEEVCEKKGLDSNAIEDELIAVLESKSDSSIDFKSWPTDLLIDYIEKTHHRYVEEKSIALLFYLDKLCKVHGQRHPELFEIALHFKICAGELAQHMKKEELILFPFVKKMYYALRDNTNIEQPHFGTVDNPIAMMQDEHENEGERFRKIAQLTNDYNPPADACETYKVTFAMLKEFEQDLHKHIHLENNIVFPKAKAMEAKFNLL
- the nadA gene encoding quinolinate synthase NadA, which encodes MESLKEKILQLKKEKNAVILAHYYQQPEIQEIADYVGDSLGLSQEAKKVNADIIVFAGVHFMAETAKLLNPKKKVLLPDLEAGCSLAESCPPDIFKKFIDAHPHHIVITYVNCSAEIKALSHIVCTSSNAEKIVNSVPENIPIIFAPDKNLGNYINQKTGRKMLLWDGSCVVHEAFSLEKLIALYKEHPDAGIIAHPESENHILETASYIGSTSGMIDYVKRSPKTKFIVATEAGILYKMQEAVPDKILIPAPALEDNTCACSECAYMKLNTLRKVYDCLLHESPEIKVPKKIADKAIIPIQRMLELSK
- the nadB gene encoding L-aspartate oxidase — translated: MMNRQTYYLILGSGIAGLTVAIKLAQQFPDRKVLVVTKSNEDESNTKYAQGGIAVVMDGVTDDFEKHINDTLLCGDGLCVREVVEMVIKEGPKRLAELIQWGTHFDTAADGTLDLGKEGGHSNNRVVHFKDQTGREIERAILTKAHQQPNIEILDFHFAIDLITENNICHGVFVLDEKSNEIITIHSRFTILATGGIGQVYQQTTNPKIATGDGIAMAIRAKAKISDMEFIQFHPTALYAPHSASTFLISEAVRGFGAYLKTKNGHRFMLDYDVRGELASRDIVSRSIETELKNSGDDCVYLDCTHLDIIEFQKHFPTIYQNCALEGIDIAQNWIPVIPTQHYLCGGIAVDLNGVTSINRLLACGECSRTGLHGANRLASNSLLEALVYAHQIFKFLSQTDSEIKSVKYDFKRKGNPIAAEWVSTLKEKLQSIMQQNAGIVRNDTDLKNTLKQLQVWKNDCREMEREYAVTKAFLELKNSIEVSIPIVAYSLKRTQNKGSFYKEGKTINLQF
- a CDS encoding copper resistance protein CopD; translation: MTHQIILIFHLLAATVWVGGHLFLSIRYLPEALQKKDASILINFKDKFEPVGLPSLLTLLITGILMAYHYDVTFTQWFSFSNGIEKIVSIKLILLFISVGMAINAQLFVFPKVKSENLRPVAFQIITITLIGVAMLVLGSWVRIGGL
- a CDS encoding group III truncated hemoglobin, coding for MKTDIRNRKDIEKLVNTFYDKVKTDEVIGYLFTEIAQVNWETHLPKMYNFWENILFFTGNYEGNPMARHKELHEKSPMNPTHFGHWNKLFTETVDKLFEGPKAEEIKNRALNISAAMMYKTLSQ
- a CDS encoding ABC transporter permease subunit — translated: MNRIIKIILLDILKNKIVLAYTVILAALSWSSFALEDNAAKGLLTILNVILFTVPLVSILFSTIYLYNSSEFIELLLSQPIKRRKIWTSLFLGLSLSMVLAFVVGAGIPLLVNAPDSVGFMMIAIGCLISVIFVALAFLSSILTRDKAKGIGIAIMTWLFFALLFDGIVLFLLFQLADYPIENAMVGITALSPIDLARIQILMHLDVSAMMGYTGAIFKDFFGTSIGLIVSFLLLCLWAMVPFFISLKKFNQKDL
- a CDS encoding ABC transporter ATP-binding protein, translating into MIDIQNITKKFGKLAVLQDINLSFQKGQCIALIGPNGCGKTTLIKSILGMVLPDSGSITVNGKSILGEYLYRNNIGYMPQIGRYPDNMTIGQIIEMIKKVRNSNTALDEDLIHAFELEKMFDKQMRTLSGGTTQKVSAVLAFLFNPEVLILDEPTAGLDPLASEILKEKIIREKEKGKLILITSHLLSELDDLITEIIFMQEGRVHFHQKIEDLKASTQEAKISKAIAKILKNNRHEPHH
- a CDS encoding nitrous oxide reductase family maturation protein NosD encodes the protein MKNLVYILFFFCLISNAKTITVGKSYPVKTIKQALAMATDGDTIIVTKGIYKEGNIIIDKKIAFLGKQYPILDGQNKAEVLSIAADSVVVKGFKIINSGHAALDDPCGIKVYDRSFVSIENNILDNNFFGIYLQNCKNSLVKNNSIKAYGKQEQLIGNGIHCWKSEQLQIIGNRISGHRDGIYFEFVTQSVIWRNISNHNIRYGLHFMFSNDDSYITNVFKGNGAGVAVMFTKNVKMFNNYFEENWGDSAYGLLLKEIADSYIFNNRFARNTSGIYMEGTSRIKVEKNVFEANGWGMKIQASCMENEIVNNNYVGNTFDISTNGSLVLNTFNSNYWDKYEGYDLNKDGIGDVPYHPLSLFAVLTENNPSAMILFRSFMITLLDKSEKVLPSITPDNFIDNTPLMKSLPL